The Fulvia fulva chromosome 1, complete sequence region GCGCAGCGAGAAGGGCGCAAGGTCGAGACTGCCAGCGAGGCGATGGAGCACGACGGTGAAGATGAGGATGGGGAGTTGCCGGACCCCGAAGACGACGTCGAGGGGGAAGGAGCTGATGGTGATGAGATGGAGGAAGACACAAATCCCATGGCTGCGCTCTTGGCTTCTGCGCAAGCTCGCGCGCAAACTTTCCAAGCAGATGATGTCGATGAGGAGCACGAGGATGGCGATGATGGAGATGATGACGAGGAAGTGGCCGCGCCGGAGAATACCAAAAGGACAATTCAATCGAAGAACACCACAGCACCAGCACGAAAGGAGCTTCCGAAGCAAGCACTAGCCGATCCCATCAAAACAGTCACCAAGCTCCTCGACAGACTGCAAAGGACGCAAGAAGGCCTCCAGCAACTCCTCGATTACTACCAGCTCCCACCTCTCGTCACAGCCGGCAGTGACACCACAACCCGATTACTGGTCGATGTGGCGCGCAAGCGTGGACGCCTGGGACGGGGTGGCATCCCAAACCTCAACGCCGCAGCATTGACAGTCCTGTCAGATGTCAACGACGACCGCCTCAAACTGCCAGCGCTGTCGCAGCAGCCCTTGACAACATCACAAGCAGCAGCGAACAAGAGCAAAGTGCAAATTGTCACAGAACTAGCGCAACCATTCCGAATCGAAGGACTGTTTGGCGATTCTTTGAAGGAAGAGGGCAGTCGCGATGCCGGGGCCATGGACATCGAAACATGATCATGCTCTTCTTCGTTGCGATTTGCTGGCCTTTGCTCGGCGCTATGCATAGAGATACCCCACATCATCTACATACTTTTCCATCGCCGAGCGCCACGCTTGCTTCCGTAACCAAAAGACTCAATTCTGCATTCCGCGTTTTGCTAGACCATCCCATCGCCACACAGCATCTATGACTTGAAAACTGTGGCCTCGGGCCAACGCTTCCTCGCCGTCTCAAGGTATGTTCGCCTCGCGTCCTCTTCAGCCCTGATCTCGTCGAAAAGCTCCAAGCCGGCCTCTGCTTGTTGTAACGTCACGCTTGATAGTTCCAAGGATCTCTGCAGATCTTGCACGCCCTGCGACTTCGTCTCTATCGCGCCTGGGTTGAGCGCACTTCTCAGGCGCACGACTGAATGTATGTGATCGGCGCTGTGATTGTGCTTCGCAAGATACTCCTCGTTGTGCTGCCCAAGCGATAGGGAGTCCAGTTTGCCGAGAAAGAGATCCTGGACGACCTCTTGGACCTCCTTTGGTAAAGGCTCCGAGAGCTTGTCAAGGGCAAGCTTGAAGCGGCCGCTGAGTTCGTGACATTTCGGATGGTTTGGGTCGATGTTTTGAAGAGCCAAGAGGCACTTGAGCGCGAGAAGATACTTTTCTGTAGAGAGTGTTAGCATTCAGCAGTCTCGCCGTAGGATACCGTGCCATGACTTACTTCGTCGGATGTAGACCTCAAATCCAGCCAGTTG contains the following coding sequences:
- a CDS encoding GTPase grn1 gives rise to the protein MKVGKPKSKRVPVRLRHKIQKASANKQRKERKDAKKNPQWRSRLKKDPGIPNLFPYKEKVLAEIEESKRKKEEEKLRRIAVAKAQREGRKVETASEAMEHDGEDEDGELPDPEDDVEGEGADGDEMEEDTNPMAALLASAQARAQTFQADDVDEEHEDGDDGDDDEEVAAPENTKRTIQSKNTTAPARKELPKQALADPIKTVTKLLDRLQRTQEGLQQLLDYYQLPPLVTAGSDTTTRLLVDVARKRGRLGRGGIPNLNAAALTVLSDVNDDRLKLPALSQQPLTTSQAAANKSKVQIVTELAQPFRIEGLFGDSLKEEGSRDAGAMDIET